In Oryza sativa Japonica Group chromosome 1, ASM3414082v1, the genomic stretch taaaaaaaaatcctcactTTTTTGGGCATTCGGCCATTTTTCTCGGGAAGGATTTCGGCACTTTCATTTCCATTGCTTCTGGTACGATTCCAACGGTACCCTATCTAATATCTGAACCGTAATACGAGAAATCTTCACCTCTTATCACAACCATTCAAGACAGATTCCAGGATGGTATCGACGACgggtttcactgacgtggcgctctagtcagcaaaaaaacaCATAGACCCATGTGTAAGTGAGAAGAAAAAACTTCTATCTTTAATGCCTGAGCCGTGGTGAACAGAGAGTGGTGCCGATCGGTTCATGCAAGAGCGGGTGTTGTGAATCCATCAATGTGGTTAGGACTTGGTTTGGTGGAGACCGCAAAAACTCTTCACCAATTACTTTTATGCTATCGACCAATCAATTGAGCGGCATCTACAGAATTTGATCTGATCGGCGGTGGTGTGATCCCGAGGAGGAAGCGGATGTCTAGCTAGTTGTTCATGTAATTTAACCATTGCTCTCGACGCTCGTCCGCTTGGAGCACGACGACCCGATGATCTTCGCCGCCATAAttgatgggcggcgaagacctTGCTGGGGACATCTCTTGGGGCTGAGGGGGCGGTTGTAGCGTGACGCTTCTGCTCCTCTTTTTAGAACTCGCCCCCTGACGATTGCGTGGTACCAACACTCCATGCTATAAAAgaccctctcctctcccacttGTGCATGAAGATGTCCTTGCCATCGAGTGGCTGCCGACAAAGATCATAGTACGCCTGAAACTCCACCACCTAGAACACAGTCGTGCCCGCACTGAAACAACACAGGTTAGTGGCGCATCGCCGCTCCCCCTGAGCTCTAAGACCTCCAATGGCGCGGCATGGGACCATGTGGTGGTGGAGGACGACGATGACACAACAAATGGCAACGGTGAAGATCGCCAGCCTTCCATTGAtgctgccgctcctcctccggcacCTCAAGTATGACCAGAATACCAAGCCTGACCCAAACCTCACCTGCATCGCGGTGGCGCCACCCACCGCGTGGCGATGGCGCCACATGAAGTGTCGCATGGTCCATGGGGCTAATCGGCGACGGGATGCCATCTATGCCATCCAGATACCAGTAACGCCTAATGGAAACGTTGAGCTTACATGCCACGACGCTGGCCTTCACCACGGACACAAGATACTGGGAAGTCTGGAAAGTTTTAAAGAtgtatttttttccctctcacTTACACGTGAGTCGTATAATTTCTATTTTGTTTTTGCTAACTAGGATGTCACGTCAATCAACTGTCAATGATGTCTTAAGGTCCATCTTAAATAATTTTGATAAGAAATAAAGATTTATGTTATTATGCAATTATAAACTCGACTCTAAGGTGAGAGACAACAAGCGGGTAGAGTCCGATTCCAACAGACGAACAAATATCTACGATTCTCCACTCTCTATTGACGCGAATATTTTTCTCCCACCGGGAAATTAAACGTGGCCTACCTCGTCGCGTTTAGCTCACCGTGAGCCGTCGAGAGCTCACCAATCCGGCAGATCGCCAAACCAGTTCCGAGCGCGAGCCAAGGCGGAGCCACTTCCATTTCGGGCGCGAGAACAGCGACACGCTGGCAGAGTGGCAGCAGACACGTGAGGCGAGACGCGCGAGTGATCAGCTAACGTGCACGTGGCTTTGTTCACTGTCAAGTGTAGCTGgcaaaagaagagaagaaaggtaAAGGTGCTGTTCTTTTCTCGAATAAGAGttggataaaaattaaaattttcgtggcacgctttttaaactgctaaacagtgcgtttcgtgcgaaaattttctatatgaaagttgctctaaaatattataataatctattttcaagtttgtaataattaaaattcaatcaatcatacattaatatcacctcgttttgcgtaaaaacttcatcttcatcttcatctccaTCTTCAAGAGAAAATAACACCACCAAAATATGATGcggcttagagcaggtacaatagtaggctataagtcagctacaaacatattttaaagagataaatgaagagagagaagaacatCGAGCTACatatctatagccagctgcagcacggactccaagacgtaatgcgtgtatgacagatgggaccaggtattaatagtataggtattaatagtatagtaagcaactattgtatgaattggctattacattgactatagatgatttggagttagtagtgggctatactattaaacttgctcttagccgGCTATTTCTGGGCAGCATGGGCTTGATGAGAATATAATCTGCTATAGCTTGCTAATTACTCAAACAGCATGCAAAGATTAAGACTGCACTGTGTTTTAATTTTGTTTGGCAAGCTAGGCAAGGACTTTGTGACGAGTTAACTAGAGTGACTAATAGATTTTTGAGGTGGCCGGCGAGTGTATGGTTGAGCTTGCAGGATGCATGTGCGCTTGCTATACATATGTAACTTTTAACATATAAGGGCCCTCTTTAGATCCCGACAAAATTTTATatcctatcacatcgaatatttggacacatgcatcgagtattaaatataaatgaaaaaataactaattacacaaattgcgtgtaaattgcgagacgaatcttttaagtctaattgcgccataatatgacaatgtggtgctacagtaaacgtttggtaatgacagattaattaggtttaataaattcgtctcgcggtttacatgcggattatgtaatttgttttgttattagactgttcaatactttaaatgtgtatccgtatatttgatatgacacgccaaaactttacccctctgatctaaacacagcccatgTGAAAGACCAACGGATAACtccagtttttgtttttttgaaaaaaaaagactagtTTTTCGATTCAATCATTCTGTGGACTTTATCCACATTGTGGATGAGCCCGTTCCCTCAAAAGATGATCCGTCAATACGGACAGGTTTGGACTTGTACCCGCCGTCCCGAAATGGAAGCGCCTCAAAAGAAAGCATCCCTTTTCTTTTGCCAAACTCGGCAAGTTTGCAGCATTTCGCAAGCTAGCCACGACTTCGGAGAGCATGTGGCTCCACTCACAAACATGTGCGCAATGCGTAAAGCACTAAagcctcgtgacctcgtcgcgtCTATATAAACACCGACGGCGCCGGGTGTCCGATCAATCAGGATCCAAGTGTGCGGCAGCAAATCCACCGCCCCCTCACCCgtctctgctctgctctgctctctgTTCCTCGCGGCACGCTAGCTATTCGATGGCCACCAGGATgtgcggccgcgccggcgagccggcggtGCGCAAGGGCCCGTGGACGCTGGAGGAGGACCTCATCCTCGTCAGCTACATCTCGCAAAACGGCGAAGGATCCTGGGACAACCTCGCGCGCTCTGCCGGTGAGCTAAGCTATACGCTCGATGTTACGTTCCTTCTTCGTTGCTGGAAATTGTTGGGATTTGATCGATCGGAGCTTTAATTATCTCGCGACTATGTGATGTCCGAACTCAGGGCTGAACCGGAACGGGAAGAGCTGCAGGCTGCGGTGGCTCAACTACCTGAGGCCCGGTGTGCGGCGGGGCAGCATCACGCCGGAGGAGGACATGGTCATCCGGGAGCTCCACTCCCGGTGGGGGAACAGGTGGTCCAAGATCGCCAAGCACCTCCCCGGCCGGACCGACAACGAGATCAAGAACTACTGGAGGACCAAGATACACAGGAAGCCGCGCGGCAGGAGCCAGCTGCTGCAGGAGCCGTGCGAGGACGCCATGGGCATGGGCatgtccaccaccaccagcgaggcggcgtcgacgtcggcgtcgaGCGGCCAGAGCCAGGCCAGCCCCGGCGTCTGGGATGAGTACATGCAGGCGAGCAGCTTCCCTCACCCGGAGCTTgtctccttcgccgccgaccaccaccTCGAAATGGCCGGCGTgggcgaggtcgccgccgccgccgccgcgcagttCGTCCCGACTGAGTTCGGTTTCAATGACGGCTTCTGGAACTTCGTGGACAACTTCTGGGAGACGATGCCGGTTTCAGACGTGGTGTGACGCGCGCCACGCAAACCAATTAACCGCGCGCGCGGCAGCAACTAGCTAGCGAATATAATAGCACTATAGCCTATAGAGAGAAGATACAAGATACAGAAATCGTCAACGATGTCTCTATACTTGCTTGTAGAGGCGGATGTTTCAGATACTTGATCTCGCTTTTTGTTCGTGAGAGAACTTTTTTGGCGAGGTTAAAAAGATGCTCTTCTGCACTCTGTGaggttctgaattctgatactTCAGAAAGCTACGACAATAGTACAAGCTAAGATTTAATAGTAGCACATGCAAATGAGTGAATCTGTAATTCCGAATCTTTTTGACAACACACGTTGTTGTATCTGCGTCACTGCATGTGCAGTGGCCCCGGTACTAATACTACTGAGATTTGGTTCTATTTATACGTTCCTGGATGTTGTTCTCTGCTAAGTGAACGTACGGCTCTAGTCTCAACGTGGCTAGCGAATGCATGTGCACTTTAAATTGCTGACAAGCTCGACCGCCGGTTCGTTACGTCCTAAAAATGAGACCGGCAAATTGGCGACCTTCTCGCCATGCCCTTGTGTCTAATTTCTCAGGTCATGCTAACTGTCAATCGGCAGCACATGACCACATGCACATGATGACTTCGTATTTGGATAAAAAGCAGAGGCAAAAGAGCTATGTAAGGCCACCAATCCAGTCTTAAAAATCAGCTGGCACGCCCTCGAGACTAGCCTTAGATCTATACTGGAGTTAAACAAATGTCTCAGGTCACCATGTTTTCACATCATCAGTCTCATGTGAAAAATTATGCACTCAGTCAACGAAATCAAGATTATTTCTTTGCTCACTGATGACCATGTGACCCCAGTAGTGCACTAGACCTAGTTGTCAACTGGTTTTATATTTGTTTGTTGGTTATTTACATTGCATTCCTCCATAATTATTCCTATGTTTCTTGCAACCATCCAAGCacccatcctataaaattcaTGTATTTTCAAATCGTCTGTTTTACTTACGTGTTCCTATCAAATCCCTTAGCCTTTTCTATTCCTCTATTTTTACTATTTCTATATTTTGAACAAGCCCTAAAAGTTTCTCCAAACCAAATAAGCCCTCAGCCTTTCTTACGTATGTACAATACACAAAGCAAATCGGTTTTGTGTTGGCACTACCGCAGCTAGGAGATAGCATGAGAGCGGTGACCAGATGATGAGACGGTATTGTGACCATTGACCAAGGCTAAAGTGATAACTAGAGGTGGGGTACAATGGTTGATCTTGTGGCGCGGGATGTACTGCCATTGAGTAGTACTACTCTCTAATCTCTATTTATGGTCATATTTGTAGTGGTGACTATTACCATGTGTCATAAAAAGAACCacaaaatgtagaaaaaaaagaagagctcTCTCACCCTACACTTGCAAGAGAAGAAAGTACACAAAGAGGCACTACTTTACTTGTTAGGCAAGCGTGGCTCACTGTTCCTTGCTTTTCTATCCAAACTTTTGCCTTTGCTAAATGCATCACCTCAAACATAGAAGGGTGCATCAAAGATTTTGAGAGTAATGCTTAAAATGGGAAATTGGACACGAGGTTATAAGGACGACTCATCAGGAATTGTGGGTTGTCTGTCTGTCTCATTGAATAGAAACCACTTACATAATGCATTTGTTTTCAAAAGAATGCAACAAAAGAATGGCTAGTTTTCagtcaaaaaagaaaaggaatggcTAGTTACCATGCATGTTGATTGAACCCAAACCATGACAATAAGACATGCCATTTTGTCTCAAGTAAACTAGCATAGTAGTCCGCGCTGATttcgcggctagcatcattatattttctcttatataatagcatatatacattcttattttaatattaaaataacaacataattttaaaatttgtactaaatttacaaaactactaatgtgtaaatATTATACcggtatggactctagtcttatCTTTCTATATTCCTTATtgttaattccaaatttcagctattttaaaattgtattcctgtaTGGGCTCTATTTTTTCTcatattaatatgagaatttctaggccatgagagccaACATGGAGGCTTTTTTTTCGgttactttaataagttaatagattttACGAGCTCTATGTCATCACCACAACTTTTATTAGATGCACACAAAAATCAGTAAGCGGTTgtagcatgattttttttaggtttttcatTGATCAATAAGACATATTTAAAATTCCAACACATAGCAAAAATATATAGCAGGCCAAAACCTTTTTTCTTTATGGTAGTATAGATGGTCCTATTCTATACACTTCCCTTCTACCTGGTATTATTTCCACCAATTCAAACTTTTACAATTATACAAAGGTATACTCATACACCGGAACGGGATCCTCCTGTTGCAACATGCATGCAAGTATGCAATGGCAGATGGCTACATAAAGGTGCAGGGATGTTTGTGCACAATAGCATAGTAACCATAGCGTATGACCTGATACACCGTATTTTGATTGAACGGCTATGAGATGGTCCTAATTTAGAAGACACAATTATCCTCTATATTAGCACCCATGTTGTATATGTTTAAGTGACGAATCTCTCTATTAAAAGAACATTTTATAGATCGACTGGAGTTGAGATTACTCGACTCTTCTCAATTTCATCGTTTGAAAATCAATCTCTGACTAACGGAAGGACCCGAGAGCCTAGCGTCCTTCTGAATCCTAATTCTTTGTGCTCTATCCTCTTGTTCTACCATCTTATCTCATGAAAAAAAGCGCTATTACATCCAtcttaaaaatataactatctttaaacttaatttttatctCAAATAAGTCAACCTAAGACAAGTATAAGGTGACTTCcccccctccaaaaaaaaaacaccccatGCTACCCCTAGTGGCCTTATCACCCCACTAGCCCTCAAGACCCAAGCCCCACCCATATCATCCTTAATCTCATCAACCCCCTTGTGTATTACTGGGTAACATTTTAGACATTTCGTCGCAATAACACAATCCTTAATTTCTCCAAAACATTCTTAGACAGATATATTTTGGGGTAAGGGGAGTACATGATAGCTCCATATAAGTCTAAGAGACGACTCATTATCGTCTCTCTAAGTGCCCTTCTCACTCAACTATGGACCTATGGATATGGTGCTATGTTGTATACAGGCAACCAGAACCATGTGGATGGAGTATTATTTATTGTTTCAGATATCAACACAATCTCAGTGTATATTTTTTATCACTACTTTTAATAACTATACTTAATTACATAATGCTACCTTCATATTAAAATATAAGGAGTTAGGTATTATTCTGCAGTTCCGTTGTGTGAAGACTGATAGTCacattgtttcgcttattcatACGCTTATCCAAATCGCTTTTCagcaaacaaaaaattatttgggagtaaaatttttatatatgcgTCCTTAGCAACTCCAAAgcaaatattgtaaaataaactatgatgaaaaaaataaaattaagttctaaaatttgaagtttatcttatttttttaatggaatcAGCACGAGAGTGTGctttttcattgaatatagtaGGAGAAAAAATGCAGCCCCTAGAGCAAAGAAAAGGCAAGAACAAAAAACTGTACACTATACAAGATGCAGGATAAGCTCGCGTAGTCTCTTGGCACCCGCTCAcgcccacgtggcagcctccTCTTTTATTTTTGCAATGAGGTACTTTGTTGTGGCCTCCTTGTGCTCAAAGATTCTCCGATTGTGTTCCTTCCATATTTCCCAAACAACGAGGAGGATCAGGGTGCGCAGCCCCTTCTTGGGGATGCCTGCTGAAGCAGCAAGCGTTTCCCACCAATCCTTGATCGTCTGAGTCGTCTCCCAAAGCCGAGGGTCGAGGTGAAGATATCCCACCCAGTTCGCTACCATGCTCCAAATCCTTTTGGAATATCGACATTCCGCAACAAGGTGCAAGGCCGTTTCATCCTCTCTCCTACAGAGGGGGCACTGCCCGTTGTTCTGCCATTCCCTGTTTGTGAGACGGTCAGAGGTCCATACTCTATTCTGGATGATGAGCCAGGCGTGAAGCTTACATTTCCCATGCGCCCAAGCTCTCCAAATTAACGGGTCATAGGTCGTGCCTGGCGCGCCAATGCACTGAGCTTTGTAGGCTGACGAAGCCGAGTACTGCCCATGAGTTGTGAACTTCCAAGTGATTTGGTCCGGTTCTTCTTCATCCAGCTGCATGCCACGGACTGCAATCTATAGTGCCACGAGTTGTTCCACAAGGGTCACTGAGATTTGCGGGTTTGTCTCCAAGGCCAAATCTCCGACCCAGGCATCATACGCCAAACAATGGCTCTTAAAGAAGTGAAGAGGGCCTTCTATTTTTGGTTTTCTGTCATCAGTCATCACCCttctcttttttgttttgtgtGATGCTAATCGCGTCACTGCGTCGTTCACCACGAGCGTTCCATGTGAAGTTTACGTAAGCGGTGACGAAGCAAGTGCCCATGTTCCGGGGCGGCTCCTCTCCACCAGTATCAGAAGAACTCAGGAGATAGCTGTTCAGTCGTCTCGTCAGCACGTACGCCCATCTTTGTCAGTTTTCTCTTGGCACCAACGCGCGGTTATTTATGTTGAATTATTCATAAGCTGAATATTCTTATTCATACATTCGGATCAACGCAAAGTGAGAAAAACTCTACCTCTTACAAATTTCTGCCAAAAGTATTCACTACCTGCGCAATTATTCAGAGCCCGTGCTAAACTTGGACGGCACCCCAAGCAATTGGGGAGATGATCACCAAGTCAGATACGACTTATTACACTAGTTTTCCTCGATGGTTCCGCTCGATAATGAGAACTGAAGTCATTTCGATTAGACCCTATAAAATGGGTGGTTCCGGTCTTCCGTAGAGCACAAAGTTTTCAGGCATCTGAAGTTTTGGACTTGCAACACACTCTGCTTTCAAGTTCTGAACTAGCATTCTACTCTGTTCTAGCTGACTAGGTCACACATGGCTATCAAGGATGAGCAGCAGCCACTGCACATCCTCTTCTTCCCATTCCTCGCGCCCGGTCATCTCATCCCGATCGCCGATATGGCCGCTCTGTTCGCCGCTCGTGGCGTCAGGTGCACCATCCTCACCACCCCTGTCAACGCCGCCGTGATCCGCTCGGCCGTGGACCGTGCCAACGACTCGTTCCGTCGCAACAACGGCGGCCTGGCGATCGAACTCACCGTCGTGCCATTTCCGGACGTTGGGCTCCCGCCGGGCTTCGAGAGTGGCACGGCGCTTACGACCCAGGACGACCGTGACAAGTTCTTCCTTGGCATTAGGCTGCTCCATGAGCCCTTCGACCGGTACCTGTCGGAGCAccacgtcgacgccgccgtggtGGACAGCTTCTTCAGGTGGgccgcggacgccgccgccgagcacggcGTCCCGCGGCTGGGGTTCCTCGGCACCAGCGTGTTCGCGAGGGCCTGCACCAACAGCATGCTGCGCAACAACCCGCTGGAGACCGCCCCCGACGACCCCGACGCCGTCGTGCCC encodes the following:
- the LOC4326577 gene encoding MYB-like transcription factor EOBI, with product MATRMCGRAGEPAVRKGPWTLEEDLILVSYISQNGEGSWDNLARSAGLNRNGKSCRLRWLNYLRPGVRRGSITPEEDMVIRELHSRWGNRWSKIAKHLPGRTDNEIKNYWRTKIHRKPRGRSQLLQEPCEDAMGMGMSTTTSEAASTSASSGQSQASPGVWDEYMQASSFPHPELVSFAADHHLEMAGVGEVAAAAAAQFVPTEFGFNDGFWNFVDNFWETMPVSDVV